In Enterocloster clostridioformis, one genomic interval encodes:
- a CDS encoding Hpt domain-containing protein — protein MDLRDCYNSFGGDFDEVLGRLRREQTVRKFVYKFLDDKSFDLFEAAMRDRDYGEAIRAVHTLKGICQNLSFGRLYASSSLMTKALKENDYNKAVDMMPQLSNDYCQIINKVKEYKRSREE, from the coding sequence ATGGATTTAAGAGATTGCTATAATAGTTTTGGCGGTGATTTTGATGAGGTGCTGGGCAGATTGCGGCGTGAACAGACTGTCCGGAAATTTGTTTATAAATTTCTGGATGATAAAAGTTTTGATTTGTTTGAAGCGGCTATGAGGGATAGGGATTATGGAGAGGCGATTCGGGCTGTTCATACACTCAAAGGTATTTGTCAGAATCTTTCATTTGGCAGGTTATATGCAAGCAGCAGCCTTATGACAAAGGCATTAAAAGAAAACGATTATAATAAAGCAGTTGATATGATGCCCCAATTATCAAATGATTATTGCCAAATTATTAATAAGGTGAAAGAATATAAAAGGTCCAGGGAGGAATAA
- a CDS encoding diguanylate cyclase yields MEKQKILIVDDSEMNRDLLIDILEDQYDIVEAENGAEAVAILLQERTDFSLLLLDIMMPQMDGFEVLTCINKNHWNDTFAVIMISADDSPANIKRAYDLGAFDYISRPFDSTIVQRRISNTMFLYARQQRLEEIIAEQFYEQEKNNKLMIAILSHIVEFRNGESGLHILHVNTITKYLLKQLVQRTDKYPLSKSDITLISTASSLHDIGKISISDTILNKPGRLTAEEFEVMKTHSAIGGKILMELPMEQQKAPLVKVAFEICRWHHERYDGNGYPDGLKGEEIPIAAQVVALADVYDALISKRCYKNAYSHDEALKMILDGQCGAFNPVLLLCLQEISDTLKHELTFASSEKETNDIQNMRSKIDYDRLFSREKYTILSHKKRHLQLLYIDSLTNVFNRRYYDEHFQGEENIQAFVMIDVDNFKQINDTYGHNVGDIVLQSIAQTILSCVRKTDSVLRYGGDEFVIIFNSMPADVFEQKLERIRHSVDILKVDGHPEIHMSVSIGGAYGMGKPKELFKVADSMMYQAKITKNKAAIRFLDKEADDI; encoded by the coding sequence ATGGAAAAACAAAAAATTTTAATTGTGGACGATTCAGAGATGAACCGTGACCTTTTGATAGATATTCTGGAAGACCAATATGATATTGTAGAAGCTGAGAACGGTGCAGAAGCGGTTGCGATTCTTTTACAGGAGAGAACAGATTTCTCTCTCCTGCTTCTGGATATTATGATGCCTCAAATGGACGGATTTGAAGTATTAACCTGTATAAACAAGAACCACTGGAATGATACCTTTGCTGTTATTATGATTTCTGCTGATGATTCTCCCGCGAATATAAAACGCGCCTATGACTTGGGGGCATTTGACTATATCAGCCGTCCCTTTGATTCTACAATTGTCCAACGCCGGATTTCGAATACGATGTTTTTATATGCACGGCAGCAGCGTCTTGAAGAAATTATCGCAGAACAATTCTATGAACAGGAAAAAAATAATAAGCTGATGATCGCAATCCTGTCTCATATTGTGGAATTCCGCAATGGAGAGAGCGGTTTGCATATACTGCATGTGAATACCATTACAAAATATCTGCTGAAACAGCTGGTTCAGCGGACAGATAAGTATCCTTTGTCTAAATCTGATATAACTTTAATAAGTACTGCTTCATCACTTCATGATATTGGAAAAATTTCAATTTCAGATACGATATTGAATAAGCCGGGACGCCTTACGGCAGAGGAGTTTGAAGTGATGAAAACGCACTCAGCAATCGGCGGAAAAATTCTGATGGAATTGCCGATGGAGCAGCAGAAGGCGCCGCTTGTCAAAGTGGCTTTTGAAATCTGCCGTTGGCATCATGAAAGATATGACGGCAATGGCTATCCGGATGGACTAAAGGGTGAAGAAATACCTATTGCTGCTCAGGTGGTTGCTTTGGCTGATGTATATGATGCTCTGATCAGCAAGAGGTGCTATAAGAATGCATATTCACATGATGAAGCATTGAAAATGATTTTAGATGGTCAATGCGGGGCCTTTAATCCTGTTCTTTTACTATGCCTGCAAGAAATTTCGGATACACTTAAACATGAGTTAACGTTTGCCTCATCTGAAAAAGAAACTAATGATATACAGAATATGAGAAGTAAAATAGACTATGACAGACTGTTTTCCAGGGAAAAATACACTATCTTGTCCCATAAAAAGAGACATCTGCAGTTATTATATATTGATTCCTTAACCAATGTATTCAACCGCCGTTATTATGACGAGCATTTTCAAGGTGAAGAAAATATTCAGGCTTTCGTTATGATAGATGTAGATAACTTCAAGCAGATTAATGATACGTATGGGCACAATGTAGGCGATATCGTGCTCCAAAGCATTGCCCAGACTATTTTATCATGTGTACGAAAGACAGACTCCGTGCTTCGTTATGGCGGTGATGAATTTGTAATTATATTTAACAGTATGCCTGCAGATGTTTTTGAACAAAAGCTGGAGAGAATAAGACACTCTGTTGATATCCTGAAGGTGGACGGACACCCCGAAATACATATGTCTGTAAGCATAGGAGGAGCATATGGAATGGGAAAACCAAAGGAACTGTTTAAAGTTGCAGACAGTATGATGTATCAGGCAAAAATCACAAAGAACAAAGCGGCAATACGTTTTCTTGACAAAGAAGCAGATGACATCTAA
- a CDS encoding ABC transporter ATP-binding protein, protein MNLLEVQSLSKTYGTGDIAVHALKAATFSVPKGEFVAIAGESGSGKSTLLNMLGALDTPTSGKVFIDGKDIFSMQDQALTVFRRRNIGFIFQSFNLIPELTVEQNIIFPVLLDYQKPNKKYLEELLTVLNLKERRDHLPSQLSGGQQQRVAIGRALITRPSLILADEPTGNLDTQNTSEVISLLKDASKKYEQTIIMITHSRSIAQTADRVLQVSDGVLTDFGRCRE, encoded by the coding sequence ATGAATCTATTAGAAGTTCAATCATTATCCAAAACCTATGGTACTGGTGATATTGCTGTTCATGCCTTAAAGGCTGCCACCTTTTCCGTGCCGAAAGGAGAGTTTGTCGCAATTGCGGGAGAATCCGGCTCCGGGAAAAGTACACTGTTGAATATGCTGGGAGCGCTGGACACACCCACTTCTGGTAAGGTCTTCATTGACGGCAAAGATATTTTCTCCATGCAGGATCAGGCACTTACGGTTTTCAGACGCAGAAACATCGGTTTTATTTTTCAGTCTTTCAATTTGATACCGGAACTGACGGTTGAGCAGAATATCATTTTCCCGGTTCTGCTGGACTACCAGAAACCCAACAAAAAATATTTGGAAGAGCTTTTAACGGTTTTGAATCTGAAAGAACGGCGGGACCATCTTCCCAGCCAGTTATCCGGCGGTCAACAACAGCGTGTAGCGATTGGTCGTGCACTGATTACACGGCCCTCCCTGATTCTGGCAGACGAGCCGACCGGTAACCTGGATACGCAAAATACCAGTGAAGTAATCTCGCTCTTAAAAGACGCATCCAAAAAATACGAGCAAACCATCATAATGATTACCCATAGCCGCAGCATCGCCCAGACAGCAGACCGGGTATTGCAGGTGTCGGACGGTGTACTGACTGATTTTGGGAGGTGCCGGGAATGA
- a CDS encoding response regulator transcription factor codes for MSRILLLEDDLSLINGLTFTFKKQGHEADIARTLDEAEKIWSDGKYDLLILDVSLPDGSGFDFCKTVRQVSRVPIIFLTASDEETSIIMGLDMGGDDYITKPFKLGVLISRINALLRRVKDFGTADTELQSNGIRVLLLQGQVYKNGERLELTAAEYKLLCFFMQNPNTVLSKEKILDKLWDCEGNYIDNNTLTVYIRRLRMKVEDNPGEPQMIVTVRRMGYKWNVVR; via the coding sequence ATGAGTAGAATTTTACTTCTTGAGGATGATTTAAGTTTAATTAACGGACTGACGTTTACGTTCAAAAAGCAGGGCCATGAGGCTGACATTGCAAGAACACTGGATGAGGCAGAAAAAATATGGTCTGACGGGAAATATGATCTGCTGATTCTGGATGTCTCTTTGCCGGATGGATCCGGCTTTGATTTTTGTAAAACGGTGCGGCAAGTTTCCAGAGTCCCGATTATCTTCTTAACCGCGTCTGACGAGGAAACAAGTATTATCATGGGACTGGACATGGGCGGTGATGACTATATCACGAAACCGTTTAAGCTGGGGGTTTTGATTTCAAGAATCAATGCGCTGCTCCGCCGGGTAAAAGATTTTGGTACAGCAGATACAGAACTTCAATCCAACGGGATACGGGTACTGCTATTACAAGGACAGGTGTATAAAAACGGGGAACGTTTGGAATTAACTGCGGCAGAGTACAAATTGCTGTGCTTCTTCATGCAAAATCCCAATACGGTGTTATCGAAAGAAAAAATCTTAGATAAGCTGTGGGACTGTGAGGGCAACTATATAGACAATAATACACTCACCGTGTATATTCGCCGGCTGCGTATGAAAGTAGAGGACAATCCCGGCGAGCCGCAGATGATAGTAACGGTCCGGCGAATGGGCTATAAATGGAATGTTGTACGGTGA
- a CDS encoding sensor histidine kinase, with protein MKLFVNNENKRFIGAAAAVLLLYAILSEALIWIYCKKLSVVFLFLFLFLAACILTIYVRYLLWQSRIIKKALHQIEAYLDGDMEARIDCDYEGELYRLFHEINTMAAVLNAHALNGIRDKDFLKDTLSDISHQLKTPLAALNIYNGLLQNEAENLPEIKEFAELSEQEIDRIETLVQNLLKIARLDAGTLEMEKAPQNIPDMMNDIELHFSYRAKLEHKRLTLSGNNHIMFPCDRDWLIEAISNIVKNAFDHTKEGDSIQIEWEQFASIIQIKVKDTGCGIHPEDLHHIFKRFYRSRFLQDTQGIGLGLPLAKAIIKAHDGTIEVESVLGAGTTFRINFLIPTKL; from the coding sequence ATGAAGCTATTTGTAAATAACGAAAATAAACGGTTTATCGGTGCTGCCGCCGCCGTTCTGCTTCTGTACGCGATACTCAGCGAAGCCTTAATATGGATATACTGCAAAAAGCTGTCCGTAGTGTTTCTTTTCCTGTTCCTGTTTTTAGCAGCCTGTATCCTTACAATATATGTTCGCTACTTACTCTGGCAGAGCAGAATCATAAAAAAAGCGCTCCATCAGATTGAAGCCTATCTCGATGGCGATATGGAAGCCCGTATCGACTGTGATTATGAGGGGGAATTATACCGTCTGTTCCATGAAATCAATACAATGGCGGCGGTATTGAACGCCCATGCATTAAATGGGATAAGGGACAAAGATTTTTTGAAAGACACCCTATCTGATATTTCCCATCAGCTCAAGACCCCTCTGGCGGCATTGAACATCTATAACGGACTTCTGCAAAATGAAGCAGAAAATCTGCCGGAAATTAAAGAGTTTGCCGAGCTGTCCGAACAGGAAATTGACCGGATTGAAACACTGGTACAGAATTTGCTTAAAATTGCCCGCCTGGACGCCGGAACGCTGGAGATGGAAAAGGCTCCTCAGAATATTCCCGATATGATGAATGACATAGAGCTTCATTTCTCCTATCGTGCCAAGCTGGAACACAAAAGACTTACACTCTCAGGAAACAATCATATCATGTTTCCCTGTGACCGGGATTGGCTGATAGAGGCAATCAGTAATATTGTCAAAAATGCCTTTGACCACACGAAAGAGGGCGATTCCATTCAGATTGAATGGGAACAGTTTGCGTCCATCATTCAGATTAAAGTGAAGGATACAGGCTGTGGCATCCATCCAGAGGATTTACACCACATTTTCAAACGGTTTTATCGGAGCCGCTTCTTACAGGATACGCAGGGCATTGGTTTGGGCCTCCCTTTGGCAAAGGCAATCATTAAAGCACATGACGGCACGATTGAAGTCGAAAGTGTACTGGGAGCTGGCACAACGTTCCGTATCAACTTTCTGATTCCTACAAAATTGTAG
- a CDS encoding sporulation initiation factor Spo0A C-terminal domain-containing protein, which translates to MKYKRVTSNLLRRLGVNNSYKGFHYTTYGVSQTIRDPELLTYISKGLYVEIASRFQTSIGCVERDIRTVVKTIWEYGDKMLLYEVFGFEIEQKPRNGAFIDAVAHYVVEHYYD; encoded by the coding sequence ATGAAATACAAAAGAGTAACCAGTAATCTACTTCGGCGCCTGGGCGTCAACAACTCCTATAAGGGATTCCACTATACTACTTATGGAGTCAGCCAAACCATCCGGGATCCAGAATTGCTAACCTACATATCAAAAGGACTATATGTAGAGATTGCCAGCAGATTCCAAACATCCATTGGCTGCGTTGAACGAGATATACGGACTGTAGTCAAAACCATATGGGAGTATGGAGACAAGATGCTTTTATATGAAGTCTTTGGTTTTGAAATAGAACAGAAACCACGCAATGGGGCATTCATCGATGCAGTAGCTCATTATGTGGTAGAGCATTATTATGACTAA